A genomic stretch from Thermonema lapsum includes:
- a CDS encoding UDP-2,3-diacylglucosamine diphosphatase: MSLTLTLDSGKKAFFVSDFHLGAPSYIESRKREQLIVRWLDEVVAPQAHYLFLLGDLFDFWFEYRRAVPKGFVRLLGKLAEINDKGVKLWFFPGNHDMWVDDYFSVELGMRIHRRPLSLQIAGKRFYIAHGDGLGPGDKTYKKLKKVFESRWGRWIFRQIHPDTGIALACYFSSRSRAQHAADDKHFLGEDEWLWQYAQEIEKHNPHDYYLFGHRHLPLDLPVGDRGARYVNTGEWLSDYTFAVFDGESLSLETYEPQPVL, from the coding sequence ATGAGCCTGACGTTGACACTGGATAGTGGCAAAAAAGCCTTTTTTGTTTCTGACTTCCACCTGGGGGCACCTTCTTATATTGAAAGCCGCAAGCGGGAGCAGCTGATTGTCCGCTGGCTTGACGAAGTGGTGGCGCCCCAAGCTCATTATTTGTTTCTACTTGGCGACCTTTTCGACTTTTGGTTTGAATACCGCCGGGCAGTGCCCAAAGGCTTTGTCCGTTTGCTTGGAAAACTCGCTGAAATCAACGACAAAGGCGTAAAACTTTGGTTTTTCCCCGGTAATCATGATATGTGGGTGGACGACTATTTCAGCGTGGAGTTGGGCATGCGCATCCATCGCCGTCCATTGTCTTTGCAAATAGCTGGCAAGCGCTTTTACATAGCACACGGCGACGGCTTGGGACCCGGCGACAAAACCTATAAAAAACTGAAAAAGGTGTTTGAGAGTCGTTGGGGGCGTTGGATTTTTCGCCAGATACACCCCGACACAGGCATCGCACTGGCTTGTTATTTTTCTTCGCGCAGTCGGGCACAACATGCCGCCGACGACAAACATTTCTTGGGAGAGGATGAATGGCTGTGGCAGTATGCACAAGAAATAGAAAAGCACAACCCGCACGATTATTACCTCTTCGGGCATCGTCATTTGCCGCTTGACTTGCCCGTAGGGGACCGCGGCGCCCGCTATGTCAATACGGGCGAGTGGCTGAGCGATTATACCTTTGCCGTCTTTGATGGTGAGTCTTTGTCTTTGGAAACCTATGAACCGCAGCCTGTATTGTAG
- a CDS encoding biotin--[acetyl-CoA-carboxylase] ligase: protein MSYIYLPECRSTNSEALRLIEEQGVSEGTYVYTDCQTAGRGQMNTRWEAAPGLNITASLILRPVFLPPSQQFMLSIVAALGVYDFAVDYLQNEGLYIKWANDLLYQGRKLSGILVQCVLQQGIKAAVVGVGFNVNQAHFESPGAVSLHQITGRFYNLTPLHERLRQCLLQRYEQLRRGEMEALQQNYLQRLWRLHQPASYRDKQGIFEGIIRGIDPYGRLIVEHVARAKAHLYNIKEIEFL, encoded by the coding sequence ATGTCATACATCTATCTGCCAGAATGTCGCTCTACCAATAGCGAAGCCTTGCGACTGATTGAAGAACAAGGCGTTAGTGAAGGCACCTATGTTTACACCGACTGCCAGACTGCCGGGCGCGGACAGATGAACACCCGCTGGGAGGCTGCTCCCGGCTTGAACATCACGGCATCATTGATATTGCGACCTGTTTTTTTGCCTCCCTCCCAACAATTCATGCTGAGCATAGTGGCAGCCTTAGGGGTGTATGACTTTGCTGTCGATTATCTGCAAAACGAAGGGCTCTATATCAAGTGGGCAAACGACTTGCTATACCAGGGGCGCAAGCTAAGTGGCATCTTGGTGCAATGTGTATTGCAACAGGGTATTAAAGCCGCCGTTGTGGGGGTGGGCTTCAATGTAAACCAAGCCCATTTCGAATCCCCCGGTGCAGTATCATTACACCAAATCACCGGGCGTTTTTACAACTTGACTCCACTGCACGAACGCCTACGCCAATGCCTGCTTCAGCGCTATGAACAGCTACGTCGCGGCGAAATGGAAGCACTGCAACAGAACTACCTGCAACGCCTGTGGCGCCTGCACCAACCGGCATCTTATCGCGACAAACAGGGGATTTTCGAAGGCATCATCCGGGGGATAGACCCCTACGGGCGCTTAATTGTGGAACATGTCGCTCGGGCAAAAGCCCATTTGTACAACATCAAGGAAATAGAGTTTCTTTAG
- a CDS encoding crotonase/enoyl-CoA hydratase family protein, producing the protein MQKVVKLQVEDHIGHVIIQRVDKANAFDLATWHALRDAFREADRTAEVRCVLLRAEGKHFSAGIDLSLLMQIKQEIDAMDCPGRAREHLLAFIKELQACIQAIEDCRKPVIALIQGGCIGGGVDIISACDIRLCSAQAYFSVKEVDLGIVADLGTLQRLRHLVGEGIAREWAFTARNISAQEAYECKLVNRVEPDSEHLLQAGIEMARSIAAKSPLAVRGTKQVMNYSRDHSVAEGLEYVALWNAAQLLSKDIESAMIAAFQKQTPSFQN; encoded by the coding sequence ATGCAAAAAGTTGTAAAGTTACAGGTAGAAGACCATATCGGTCATGTGATTATTCAGCGTGTCGACAAAGCCAATGCTTTTGATTTGGCTACCTGGCACGCCCTGCGCGATGCCTTCCGCGAAGCAGACCGCACCGCAGAAGTGCGCTGCGTATTGCTGCGTGCCGAAGGTAAACACTTTTCAGCAGGTATAGACCTTAGTTTACTCATGCAAATCAAGCAGGAAATTGATGCCATGGACTGCCCCGGGCGTGCACGCGAACACCTGCTTGCATTTATCAAAGAGTTGCAGGCTTGCATACAAGCCATCGAAGACTGCCGTAAGCCGGTGATTGCCCTCATTCAAGGAGGATGCATAGGCGGCGGCGTCGATATCATCTCGGCATGCGACATTCGCCTGTGCAGCGCACAAGCTTACTTTTCGGTCAAAGAGGTGGATTTAGGCATCGTTGCCGACCTGGGTACCTTGCAACGCCTACGGCACTTGGTGGGCGAAGGCATTGCCCGCGAATGGGCATTCACTGCACGCAACATCAGCGCACAAGAAGCCTACGAATGCAAGCTGGTCAATCGGGTGGAACCAGATAGCGAACACTTACTGCAAGCCGGCATAGAGATGGCTCGCTCCATTGCCGCCAAATCGCCCTTGGCTGTACGTGGCACCAAGCAAGTTATGAACTACAGCCGAGACCACAGCGTAGCCGAAGGACTGGAGTATGTGGCGCTGTGGAATGCTGCTCAACTACTTTCCAAAGACATAGAATCAGCTATGATAGCTGCTTTCCAAAAACAAACGCCCTCTTTCCAGAATTAA
- the rsfS gene encoding ribosome silencing factor: MSIKPVDVDSQTLAQVVVKGLQEKKGEDIVILDLRGVPQAVADFFVIATGSSDTHLQALMDSVEKIVQKEVWQSPWHIEGRERKLWVLMDYVDVVVHLFQRQTREYYALEELWADAPMIVVED, from the coding sequence ATGAGTATAAAACCTGTGGATGTAGATTCTCAAACACTTGCTCAAGTCGTAGTAAAAGGGTTGCAAGAAAAGAAAGGTGAAGACATCGTGATTTTAGACCTTCGGGGGGTACCTCAAGCAGTAGCCGATTTTTTTGTGATTGCCACAGGCTCTTCGGATACACATTTGCAAGCGTTGATGGATTCGGTAGAAAAAATCGTGCAAAAAGAAGTATGGCAATCCCCATGGCACATCGAGGGGCGGGAGCGCAAACTGTGGGTGCTGATGGACTATGTCGATGTGGTTGTACATCTCTTCCAGCGGCAAACCCGCGAATATTATGCCTTGGAAGAGTTGTGGGCTGATGCCCCTATGATAGTTGTCGAAGACTAA
- a CDS encoding OmpA family protein, giving the protein MSRLKPILSLLLLCFCCMSALAQYEEGDKLLSQGLIDDALKSYLRQYKGNQKNDVQLLLRIGKAFLMQYEANKQQKALEYLETAHRIAPQEANVAYYYAEALMKHKRFDEAAQIAKEGVAHAKEARLREQLQKRHEGALLAKKCYASPEEIFIENAGKPINSKENDLAPVVATDDNHLIYSRQVFNNRLRVWEEQVYMAVKQEYVWKQSIPLAFPGISGSVRTAALSPDGQHLYLYIYDLERKGELYECRFDGSTFTTPTPLPEPINSPYEESSMSITADGNWLFFASDRPSGYGGKDIYVCYKNPDGSWSEPENLGPQINTPFDEEAPFIHPDKRHLYFTSNGHPTLGGKDIFRAERSGNVWGKVQNMGYPLNTPFDDGYFVLSADGKKGYFSSNRPEGIGQADLYIVGFPDESKQVIPLTMIRGRILAGDPPLPVKAQIKVIDKEKNEYLPWVYNPNPGTGYYLMIFPPGKDYDMVIEAEGYLPYLVNINVPNQEYFYELYQEIRLSKKVVDDREIAEQISITNVFKDVPEEKRNPDEFGEQKLDLYDLMEDIIASEDSVAMNYLLSIMYKDAPLMEPVQNEKVDKKSVEVVFFYEDAKGQMQEIKVGDETLKTMPRIRTDVASLEEDYSGNQGKIELKKKYVAYFPVGEARLDNRAKAELLKFIDYVKKHPEVGVWIEGYASPEGESEKNQILSEERAKAVYDFFVEFGVEPKRIRYKGMGNQRQDSSVARRLMRRTDVMLLPLNELKNQE; this is encoded by the coding sequence ATGAGTCGATTAAAACCCATACTCAGCCTTCTGCTGCTTTGCTTTTGTTGCATGAGTGCCCTCGCCCAATATGAGGAGGGGGATAAGCTGCTTTCACAAGGACTTATTGACGACGCCTTAAAAAGCTATCTCCGACAATACAAGGGCAATCAAAAAAACGACGTACAGCTGCTGCTGCGCATAGGGAAGGCTTTTTTGATGCAATACGAAGCAAACAAGCAACAGAAGGCGCTTGAATATCTTGAAACTGCCCACCGCATCGCCCCACAAGAAGCCAACGTGGCATATTATTACGCCGAAGCGCTGATGAAACATAAACGCTTTGACGAGGCAGCACAGATAGCCAAAGAAGGGGTAGCACATGCCAAAGAAGCACGTCTGCGTGAACAGCTACAAAAAAGACATGAAGGCGCCTTGCTTGCAAAAAAATGTTATGCCTCTCCTGAAGAAATTTTTATAGAAAACGCTGGCAAGCCCATCAATTCCAAAGAAAACGACTTGGCACCGGTAGTTGCCACCGACGACAACCACCTGATATACAGCCGACAAGTTTTCAATAACCGCCTGCGCGTATGGGAAGAACAAGTATATATGGCGGTAAAACAAGAATATGTATGGAAACAGTCCATACCCCTTGCATTTCCGGGTATTAGCGGCAGTGTACGCACAGCGGCACTTTCACCCGACGGACAGCACCTTTATCTTTACATTTATGACTTAGAGCGCAAAGGCGAACTGTATGAATGTCGTTTCGATGGCAGCACTTTCACAACCCCCACCCCACTACCCGAACCCATCAATTCGCCTTATGAGGAAAGCAGCATGAGCATCACCGCCGACGGCAACTGGCTCTTCTTTGCCAGCGACCGCCCCAGTGGCTATGGTGGAAAAGACATTTATGTATGCTACAAAAACCCAGACGGCAGCTGGAGCGAGCCTGAGAACTTAGGTCCCCAAATCAATACCCCCTTTGACGAAGAAGCACCTTTTATCCATCCCGACAAACGCCATTTGTATTTTACCAGCAATGGTCATCCTACACTCGGTGGCAAGGACATCTTCCGCGCCGAGCGTTCCGGCAATGTGTGGGGCAAAGTGCAAAATATGGGATACCCGCTCAATACCCCCTTCGACGATGGTTATTTTGTTCTCTCTGCCGATGGCAAAAAAGGCTACTTCTCTTCTAACCGCCCCGAAGGCATAGGACAAGCCGACCTATATATCGTAGGCTTTCCGGATGAAAGCAAACAGGTCATTCCCCTGACCATGATACGCGGACGTATATTGGCAGGCGACCCGCCCCTTCCAGTAAAGGCGCAAATCAAAGTCATAGACAAAGAGAAGAATGAGTATCTGCCTTGGGTTTATAATCCCAACCCCGGCACAGGCTACTATTTGATGATATTCCCTCCCGGGAAAGACTATGACATGGTCATCGAGGCAGAAGGTTACTTGCCCTATCTGGTCAATATCAATGTACCCAATCAAGAGTATTTCTACGAGCTGTACCAAGAGATTCGCCTCTCAAAAAAAGTAGTAGATGACAGGGAGATAGCCGAGCAAATCTCCATCACCAACGTATTTAAAGACGTTCCGGAAGAAAAACGAAACCCCGATGAGTTTGGTGAACAAAAGCTGGACCTCTACGACCTGATGGAAGATATCATTGCCTCGGAAGATAGCGTAGCGATGAACTACCTCTTGTCTATCATGTATAAAGATGCCCCCCTGATGGAGCCCGTTCAGAATGAAAAAGTCGATAAAAAGTCTGTGGAGGTGGTTTTCTTTTACGAAGACGCCAAAGGGCAAATGCAAGAGATAAAAGTAGGCGACGAAACACTAAAAACCATGCCACGCATACGCACCGATGTCGCTTCGCTTGAAGAGGACTACTCCGGCAACCAAGGCAAGATAGAGTTGAAAAAGAAATATGTGGCGTACTTCCCAGTGGGCGAAGCCCGACTCGACAACCGTGCCAAAGCCGAGCTACTCAAATTCATTGATTATGTAAAAAAACACCCCGAAGTGGGTGTATGGATTGAGGGCTATGCCTCACCGGAAGGTGAAAGTGAGAAAAACCAAATTCTATCGGAAGAGCGCGCAAAAGCCGTATATGACTTTTTTGTGGAATTCGGCGTAGAACCCAAGCGTATTCGCTACAAAGGTATGGGTAACCAGAGACAAGACAGCAGCGTGGCGCGCCGTCTGATGCGCCGTACCGACGTGATGTTACTTCCTTTAAACGAACTGAAAAACCAAGAATAA
- a CDS encoding DUF92 domain-containing protein — protein sequence MHAWIVYSLLAAAAAGAYVLKKLTAGGSIAGWLIACLLFYASGWSGLGCMALFFLIGTAATALHERRKKQNKVHEQRGIANVVSNTAGALVVAVLHLLLPDFFSSETVILCIATSQATALSDTLSSELGQCYGKSCYSILTLQPIPPGSDGGISFMGLLAGLGGSLVIAIYTAFFVPAPFKIALLVLLSWAGNLLDSLLGATLQKKGLLDNHGVNAVSNLMATLLYMSVLRFTTGY from the coding sequence ATGCATGCGTGGATAGTTTACAGCTTGCTTGCCGCAGCGGCAGCGGGTGCATATGTTTTAAAAAAACTAACTGCCGGTGGCAGCATCGCCGGATGGCTCATTGCTTGCTTGCTTTTTTATGCCAGCGGTTGGAGCGGGCTCGGCTGCATGGCACTTTTTTTCCTTATAGGCACAGCTGCCACTGCCCTGCACGAGCGAAGAAAAAAGCAAAACAAAGTACATGAGCAAAGAGGCATAGCCAATGTGGTGAGCAATACTGCCGGCGCTTTAGTTGTTGCAGTGCTGCATTTGCTGCTTCCCGACTTTTTTTCTTCCGAAACAGTCATTTTGTGCATAGCTACATCGCAAGCCACAGCCCTCAGCGATACCCTGTCGTCAGAACTGGGACAGTGCTACGGCAAAAGTTGCTACTCTATTCTTACTTTACAACCAATCCCTCCGGGCAGCGACGGCGGTATCAGCTTCATGGGCTTGCTTGCCGGCTTGGGCGGCAGTTTAGTCATAGCCATCTACACTGCTTTTTTTGTACCTGCACCTTTCAAAATAGCACTGCTTGTACTCCTCAGCTGGGCGGGCAACCTATTAGACTCACTGCTGGGCGCTACCCTGCAAAAAAAGGGATTGCTTGACAACCACGGCGTAAACGCTGTGAGCAACTTAATGGCTACCCTTTTGTACATGAGTGTATTGCGATTCACCACAGGGTATTGA
- a CDS encoding LutC/YkgG family protein, with translation MREQILAKIRKALAQPAEKSLRKPDFSASVYHAVEENDLAVLFAQNLVKSGAKFSFCIDEKEFIRELSPVLEKYFAGEICVEDPHLQEVLKVADLPFSSGRHALMDAKVGITTCEALVARTGSVLVSSRQAGGRALSVFPEVHIVVAFTSQLVYDIHDAFALMRKRYNQQLPSMFSLITGPSRTADIEKTLVLGAHGPMALYVFLIESPV, from the coding sequence ATGCGAGAACAGATTTTAGCCAAAATACGTAAAGCTTTGGCACAGCCTGCAGAGAAGTCCCTTCGTAAACCGGACTTCTCTGCGTCTGTTTATCATGCAGTGGAAGAGAATGACTTGGCAGTGCTTTTTGCCCAAAATTTGGTAAAATCTGGGGCAAAGTTTAGTTTTTGCATAGACGAAAAAGAGTTCATTAGGGAGCTAAGCCCCGTGCTGGAAAAATACTTTGCCGGTGAAATATGTGTGGAAGACCCGCATTTGCAGGAGGTGCTGAAAGTTGCCGACTTGCCTTTTAGCAGTGGGCGGCACGCTCTTATGGATGCCAAGGTAGGCATCACCACCTGTGAGGCACTGGTAGCACGCACCGGTAGTGTGCTTGTGTCTTCGCGGCAGGCAGGGGGGCGGGCGCTTTCTGTCTTCCCCGAAGTGCACATCGTGGTGGCTTTTACTTCGCAATTGGTTTATGATATACACGATGCTTTTGCGCTCATGCGCAAGCGTTACAACCAACAGCTGCCATCCATGTTTTCATTGATTACCGGACCCAGCCGCACCGCCGACATAGAAAAAACTTTGGTGTTGGGGGCACACGGTCCTATGGCTTTGTATGTCTTTTTGATTGAAAGTCCTGTATGA
- the ftsH gene encoding ATP-dependent zinc metalloprotease FtsH, which translates to MQDNQRKNKPGRSDGGMQFWWVLSFILGILLITYLSQGPATVEVTYSKFEQMLREGDLVEVVVISNEKIVEATISKEAIESGKYAKLLNQRSALSYGGPHIRLRVASIDNFLERYEQLQKELPADKRIDYRVEERSDWVGTLLNWLLLFLMIFGFWFLMRRMSGGVGGGGQIFNIGRSRAALFDADNRVNVTFDDVAGLDEAKEEIKEIVEFLKNPAKFTRLGGKIPKGALLVGPPGTGKTLLAKAVAGEAGVPFFSLSGSDFVEMFVGVGAARVRDLFKQAKEKAPCIIFIDEIDAIGRSRSRASIPGANDERENTLNSLLVEMDGFTTNSGVIILAATNRPDILDPALLRPGRFDRQIAIDKPDIVGREAIFKVHLRPLRLAEDVDPKKLAAQTPGFAGAEIANVCNEAALIAARKNKDRIDMQDFQDAIDRVIGGLEKKNKIISPEEKQIVAYHEAGHAIAGWFLEHADPLVKVSIVPRGVAALGYAQYLPKEQYLYQTDQLMDEMCMALGGRAAEEIVFGKISTGALSDLERVTKMAYGMVTIYGMNPTLGHISYYDSQPSEIMATKPYSEATAQIIDQEVQKIVRQAYERVKNLLQERRKELETIAQELLKREILFQTDLEELIGKRPFNKPTTYQSYLEKNKEKTDAADKHEQYPLNGNETASPEDVASTAEKEDKTS; encoded by the coding sequence ATGCAAGACAATCAAAGAAAAAACAAACCCGGTCGTTCCGACGGAGGCATGCAGTTCTGGTGGGTCTTATCCTTCATTCTCGGCATTTTGCTGATTACCTACCTTTCACAAGGACCGGCTACGGTAGAAGTAACCTATTCCAAGTTTGAACAGATGCTTCGCGAGGGCGACCTCGTCGAGGTGGTGGTTATATCCAACGAAAAAATAGTAGAAGCAACAATCAGTAAAGAAGCCATCGAAAGCGGTAAATATGCCAAGTTGCTCAATCAGCGCTCAGCTTTGTCTTATGGTGGTCCGCACATACGTTTGCGGGTAGCCTCCATTGACAACTTCCTTGAGCGTTATGAGCAGCTTCAAAAAGAACTGCCTGCCGACAAGCGCATAGACTACCGTGTGGAAGAGCGCTCCGATTGGGTGGGCACCCTTCTTAACTGGCTGCTGCTGTTTTTAATGATTTTCGGATTCTGGTTCTTGATGCGCCGCATGTCGGGTGGCGTTGGCGGTGGCGGTCAGATTTTCAATATCGGGCGCTCGCGTGCAGCACTCTTCGATGCCGATAACCGCGTGAATGTTACTTTCGATGACGTGGCAGGGCTCGACGAAGCCAAAGAAGAAATAAAAGAAATAGTGGAGTTCTTGAAGAACCCTGCTAAATTTACTCGTTTGGGTGGAAAAATACCCAAAGGGGCTTTACTGGTAGGACCTCCCGGTACTGGCAAAACCCTGCTGGCAAAAGCCGTAGCAGGCGAGGCGGGGGTGCCTTTCTTCTCGTTGTCGGGGTCGGACTTTGTGGAGATGTTTGTAGGGGTAGGGGCTGCGCGTGTGCGTGACCTCTTTAAGCAAGCAAAAGAAAAAGCGCCTTGTATCATCTTCATAGACGAAATAGATGCCATCGGGCGTTCGCGCAGCCGGGCTTCTATACCCGGAGCCAACGACGAGCGCGAAAATACGCTTAACTCTTTGTTGGTAGAAATGGACGGTTTTACGACCAACTCCGGCGTAATTATTTTGGCAGCGACCAACCGTCCCGATATTTTGGACCCTGCTTTGTTACGTCCCGGGCGTTTCGATCGTCAAATAGCTATTGATAAGCCCGATATCGTAGGGCGTGAAGCTATTTTTAAAGTGCATTTGCGCCCCCTGCGCTTGGCTGAGGATGTGGACCCCAAGAAATTGGCAGCGCAAACTCCCGGTTTTGCCGGTGCCGAAATCGCCAACGTATGTAACGAAGCTGCTTTGATTGCCGCCCGCAAAAACAAAGACCGCATCGACATGCAGGACTTCCAAGACGCCATAGACCGCGTGATAGGCGGCTTGGAGAAGAAAAACAAAATCATCTCACCCGAAGAGAAACAAATAGTAGCTTATCATGAAGCGGGGCATGCCATTGCGGGTTGGTTCCTCGAACATGCCGACCCTTTGGTGAAAGTGAGCATTGTGCCGCGTGGCGTGGCTGCGCTGGGGTATGCGCAATATCTGCCCAAAGAACAATACCTCTACCAGACCGACCAATTGATGGATGAGATGTGTATGGCATTGGGTGGGCGTGCCGCCGAAGAAATCGTCTTTGGTAAAATATCGACAGGTGCCCTCAGTGACCTGGAACGCGTAACCAAGATGGCTTATGGCATGGTTACTATCTACGGCATGAACCCCACCTTAGGACATATTTCCTACTATGATTCTCAGCCCTCGGAAATAATGGCTACCAAGCCCTATTCCGAAGCCACGGCGCAGATTATAGACCAGGAGGTGCAAAAAATCGTGCGCCAAGCCTACGAGCGCGTGAAAAACTTGCTGCAGGAGCGCAGAAAAGAATTGGAAACCATAGCTCAAGAGCTCCTCAAGCGCGAAATATTGTTCCAAACTGACTTGGAAGAGCTTATAGGCAAACGTCCTTTCAATAAGCCGACGACTTATCAGAGTTATCTCGAAAAAAACAAAGAGAAAACAGACGCCGCTGACAAACACGAGCAATATCCTCTCAATGGCAACGAGACAGCTTCACCGGAGGATGTGGCTTCGACGGCAGAAAAAGAAGATAAGACCTCATAA